The DNA sequence ccatgcaccaaaaaaaaaaaaaaaaaaagaacatgactgGGGTATGTAGGTATGCTGGTTTGGGGAAGCAAGCGACTAGAGGCAAGGAACTTAGGAATTTCCTGCAGTAGTTTGTTGGGGCTGGGGGAAGGATGGGGATGGAGTGTGGGGTGGCAAGGGCCTGCACTAAGTAGGATGACAGTCCTAGGGTCAGACACAGTGTGGTTTAGGGGACAGAATGCAGGGTTCAGCATCAGGAGACTTAAGTACGCATCACAGGTGTATGCCTCTCTGACCCCTTTGGTCCATATTTTCTCCCCTGTATGGAGAGTGGGTAGCAATAATAACAGAGTTTACAGGTGGCAGCAAGGATTCGGTAAGGTGATACATTTGCTTATGTAAGCTGTTCCTCTGCCAAAGGAACGTCGAACCATCTCAGCTTCTTCCCTGACAGCTCCCAGACCTGCAGGACTTTTTCCTCAAACTCTCTCACCAGTCTGGGAGACCCAGTCCTTCCCCAGCCACTCACTATTATAGCTCAACCGTGTTTCCTCTCTTCTCAGAAATCGAAAGATGCTGCCACCAGAAAAACAAACACCAGCAGTCCTTTCTGTGGCTGAGGTTGGAACCAAAGAAGACAATGGCCTGAGCGCCCTAAAAGAGACTTTGCTCTCAGAAAAGCCAAACTTGGCCCAGGTGGAAATTgagttaaaagagagagaggcgGCCTCGGTTCTCCTTTCAGACCCACCAGAAGCTGAGAGCTGGAAGCCGGACACATGATCGGGGCTCAGCTCGCTGGCCTGAAACCTCCTGGGTTTTGCAGTCTCTCCCAAGccgcttcatttttttttttttgtcagtagATAAAATGGATGAACTGCAATTGAACTAAAATTcggttatttttctttaaaaaaaaaaccttgtgttAAAAAACATTTGGAAGTGTGCAACTGGAATTGCAGTCTGATCATGGGGTCGGTGCACACAAGTGGCTTGGGGCAAAAGTGGAAAGTCCATTGCCCGCCTGGTGTCAAGAAGCTGCACCAGGATTCCCAGCTTGTGGTCTTGAAGGCTGGGTGAGGAGCTGCTATTTCCAATCCAAACTCCTGGGATGGCCAGAGGGGAAGGAGCAGGATTCTGGGCTCAGCATCTCTTTCCCACCCCTTCCACCCACCAGAGCCCTCCCCTGTACCTTCTTATCTGCTGAGGGTCTGTGGTAAACAAAACTAGAAACTATGTTAGTCCCTGCCTCTGACATCCTTCTCTTGCTAACAGAGGCACCCCAAGACCCATGAGCAG is a window from the Tamandua tetradactyla isolate mTamTet1 chromosome 14, mTamTet1.pri, whole genome shotgun sequence genome containing:
- the SLC51B gene encoding organic solute transporter subunit beta, producing MDHNEGAAGAPAGTVVPQELLEEMLWFFRVEDASPWNYSILALAAVVVTISIVLLGRSILANRNRKMLPPEKQTPAVLSVAEVGTKEDNGLSALKETLLSEKPNLAQVEIELKEREAASVLLSDPPEAESWKPDT